A genomic segment from Danio aesculapii chromosome 17, fDanAes4.1, whole genome shotgun sequence encodes:
- the pnn gene encoding pinin — protein MAVAVRSLQDQLEKAKEGLKSVDENIRKLTGRDPSELRPGQNRRLTIPGPGGGRGRGINLLRRGLSDSGGGPPAKLRDIDGALLRLAGDQRARRDSRHDSDAEDDDDVKKPALQSSVVATSKERTRRDLIQDQTMDERGKQRNRRMFGLLMGTLQKFKQESTVSTERLKRRQEIEQKLEVQAEQERKKVECERRELFEERRAKQTELRLLEHKVELAQLQEEWNAHNSKLIKFIRTKTKPPIFYLPGRMCSATQKLLEESQKKLNGVFDERREAFAEQINKMEARPRRQSQRTGDKEMEGSRRAEETKKEDQEEGKAGVGRAGNRHVVEMDDEDEDIVEEEAEESSEVRERDEDQEQEQGEEKEEKNEESERKAEEDEEEEDEDPGTVEVKEDEEEQMEVTEVVGEVEAQGKLQVESPEATVEEVGNVRMEEEQEVESETQQEVTVDSQQTPENQTETQPEESKEPQVDAPSPNETQHDSKEEEAAVPETQQPQAEPEPEPEVPSQEPSQELSVEPQAAKTDTKEAGEEADDARGRAKVQAKKSKSRSSSSSSSSSSSSSSSSGSSSSSSGSSSSSSGSSSSSSSRSRSRGRDRENRDHKHRRRPSDRERRRSGSERAHKSSKRSGREGKGSKDKNSKPDRKRTSSEGRRSSRSERDRKSDRKDRR, from the exons ATGGCGGTGGCCGTGCGAAGTTTGCAAGACCAGCTGGAAAAAGCCAAGGAAGGCTTAAAGAGCGTGGACGAGAATATTCGAAAACTAACCGGCAGAGATCCGAGTGAACTAAG ACCGGGTCAGAATAGGAGACTTACCATCCCAGGCCCAGGAGGAGGTAGGGGGCGTGGAATCAATTTGCTGAG GCGTGGACTCTCAGATAGCGGTGGAGGACCCCCAGCCAAACTGAGAGACATCGACGGGGCACTCTTGAG GCTGGCAGGGGATCAGCGAGCCAGGAGAGATTCACGCCATGACAGCGACGCTGAGGATGATGATGACGTCAAAAAA CCAGCGTTGCAGTCATCTGTGGTTGCTACCTCCAAGGAACGTACGCGCCGAGATCTTATTCAAGATCAGACCATGGATGAGAGAGGAAAGCAGAG GAACCGGCGCATGTTTGGCCTGTTGATGGGAACATTGCAGAAGTTTAAACAGGAGTCTACTGTGTCCACAGAGCGG TTAAAAAGGCGGCAAGAAATTGAGCAGAAATTGGAAGTGCAGGCAGAACAGGAGCGTAAAAAAGTGGAGTGTGAAAGGAGAGAGCTCTTTGAAGAAAGACGTGCCAAACAAACGGAGCTGCGACTTCTGGAGCACAAAGTGGAGCTCGCTCAACTG CAAGAAGAGTGGAATGCACATAATTCTAAGCTCATCAAATTTATTCGCACGAAGACCAAACCCCCGATCTTCTATTTGCCTGGGCGAATGTGCTCCGCTACGCAAAAGCTCCTTGAGGAGTCACAGAAAAAACTCAATG gtgtgtttgatgagaGACGCGAAGCCTTTGCTGAGCAAATCAATAAAATGGAAGCTCGGCCAAGGCGTCAGTCCCAGAGGACAGGGGACAAAGAAATGGAGGGCAGCCGTCGGGCTGAAGAAACGAAGAAAGAAGATCAAGAGGAGGGTAAGGCTGGTGTAGGCCGGGCAGGTAACAGGCATGTTGTGGAGATGGATGACGAGGATGAAGATATAGTAGAGGAGGAAGCAGAGGAGAGCTCAGAGGTTAGGGAGAGAGATGAGGATCAGGAGCAGGAACAGGGAGAAGAGAAGGAAGAGAAAAATGAGGAGAGTGAGAGGAAGGCAGAGGAAGACGAGGAGGAAGAGGATGAAGATCCAGGAACGGTTGAGGTTAAGGAAGATGAGGAAGAACAGATGGAGGTCACTGAGGTTGTGGGGGAGGTTGAGGCACAGGGTAAGTTGCAGGTTGAGAGTCCAGAAGCAACAGTTGAAGAGGTAGGTAATGTAAGAATGGAGGAAGAGCAGGAGGTAGAAAGTGAGACTCAGCAGGAAGTTACGGTAGACTCCCAGCAAACTCCTGAAAACCAGACGGAAACCCAGCCTGAGGAGAGTAAAGAGCCTCAAGTGGATGCCCCGAGCCCTAACGAGACCCAACACGACAGCAAAGAAGAGGAAGCTGCTGTGCCTGAGACTCAACAGCCACAGGCTGAACCTGAACCAGAACCAGAAGTCCCTTCTCAAGAGCCGAGCCAAGAACTCTCAGTAGAGCCGCAAGCAGCCAAAACAGACACAAAGGAAGCTGGAGAGGAGGCTGATGATGCTCGCGGACGAGCCAAAGTCCAAGCCAAGAAGAGCAAGAGCCGAAGTAGCAGCAGCTCCTCTTCCAGCTCCTCCTCCAGCTCGTCGTCCAGTGGCTCCAGCTCCTCTTCTAGCGGATCCAGCAGCAGCTCCTCCGGCTCCTCCTCATCATCCAGTTCACGCTCTCGCAGTCGCGGCCGGGATAGAGAAAACCGGGATCACAAACACCGCCGTAGACCTTCAGACCGAGAGCGGAGGAGGAGCGGCAGTGAGAGGGCGCACAAATCCTCTAAAAGGAGTGGACGGGAAGGCAAAGGGTctaaagacaaaaactctaaaccCGACCGCAAGAGGACGAGCTCTGAGGGAAGAAGGTCTTCCAGGAGTGAGAGGGATCGGAAGTCTGATCGGAAAGATCGCCGTTGA
- the gemin2 gene encoding gem-associated protein 2 → MKSDAEELMPRLLPVDSCDTEDYNLTEPPRNPQEYLRFVQREASLCPDVVVAQIDPKKLKKQSVNVSITGCLAAPEGFSPSFKWQQQQVSRFSEVRQSVNKHRQHWKAQFLDDNVVMPKTEDEDGWKRFCLGENVCLEIQLKEEDSVNPGLDYVKTGFPPFLSIVSKLSQSTVSAVLEYLINWFEERDFVPQLGRWLYALLACLEKPLLPEAHSLIRQLARRCSAVRANLESKDDDRLSALNLMICIVARYFEQNDLADKE, encoded by the exons ATGAAGTCAGACGCCGAGGAGTTGATGCCCAGACTCCTGCCAGTGGATTCCTGCGACACAGAGGACTATAATCTAACCGAGCCGCCCAGAAACCCTCAGGAATATCTCAGATTTGTCCA GAGGGAAGCATCTCTTTGCCCAGATGTCGTTGTGGCACAAATTGATCCAAAGAAGCTGAAGAAACAGTCAGTGAATGTGTCT atCACAGGTTGTCTTGCTGCACCTGAGGGCTTTTCACCCAGCTTTAAATGGCAGCAGCAACAAGTCAGCAGATTTTCAGAAGTCAGACAG AGTGTGAACAAGCATCGTCAACATTGGAAAGCTCAGTTTTTGGATGATAATGTTGTCatg CCTAAAACTGAGGATGAAGATGGATGGAAAAGGTTTTGCTTGGGTGAGAATGTTTGTCTTGAGATTCAGCTGAAAGAAGAAGACAGTGTAAATCCGGGACTCGATTATGTCAAG ACCGGTTTCCCACCTTTCCTGAGTATTGTCAGCAAACTAAGCCAG TCAACCGTCTCTGCTGTGCTTGAGTATTTAATTAATTGGTTTGAAGAGAGAGACTTTGTTCCACAGTTG GGCAGATGGCTATATGCATTACTAGCTTGCCTTGAGAAACCATTGCTTCCTGAAGCTCATTCCCTTATCAGACAGTTGGCAAGACGGTGCTCAGCAGTGCGTGCCAATCTG GAGAGCAAAGATGATGATCGTTTGTCAGCTCTTAACTTGATGATCTGTATTGTTGCCAG GTATTTCGAGCAGAATGATTTGGCTGACAAAGAGTGA